The following are encoded in a window of Castanea sativa cultivar Marrone di Chiusa Pesio chromosome 9, ASM4071231v1 genomic DNA:
- the LOC142610125 gene encoding aquaporin PIP1-2-like: MEGKEEDVRLGANRYRERQPIGTAAQSQDTKDYQEPPPAPIFEPGELSSWSFYRAGIAEFVATFLFLYITVLTVMGVAKSPSKCSTVGIQGIAWAFGGMIFALVYCTAGISGGHINPAVTFGLLLARKLSLTRAVFYMIMQCLGAICGAAVVKGFQKNQYERLGGGANTISHGYTKGDGLGAEIVGTFVLVYTVFSATDAKRNARDSHVPILAPLPIGFAVFLVHLATIPITGTGINPARSLGAALIYNKDLAWDDHWIFWVGPFIGAALAALYHQIVIRAIPFKSK; the protein is encoded by the exons ATGGAAGGAAAGGAAGAGGATGTGAGGTTGGGAGCTAATAGGTACAGAGAGAGGCAGCCTATTGGAACGGCAGCTCAAAGCCAAGACACCAAGGACTATCAGGAGCCACCTCCAGCTCCTATCTTTGAGCCTGGGGAGTTATCATCATGGTCCTTTTACAGGGCAGGCATAGCAGAGTTTGTGGCCACATTCTTGTTCCTTTACATCACTGTTTTAACAGTGATGGGTGTGGCCAAATCTCCTAGCAAGTGTTCTACTGTGGGTATTCAAGGAATAGCTTGGGCTTTTGGTGGGATGATCTTTGCTCTTGTCTATTGCACTGCTGGCATTTCAG GAGGTCATATTAACCCAGCAGTGACTTTTGGGCTGTTGTTGGCAAGGAAGCTCTCGCTGACCAGGGCTGTGTTTTACATGATAATGCAATGCTTGGGAGCTATCTGTGGTGCTGCTGTGGTAAAGGGCTTCCAAAAAAACCAGTACGAGAGGCTTGGTGGTGGAGCCAATACCATCAGCCATGGATATACCAAGGGTGATGGCCTTGGAGCAGAGATTGTTGGCACCTTTGTGCTTGTCTACACTGTCTTCTCTGCCACTGATGCCAAGCGAAATGCCCGGGATTCCCATGTTCCT ATCTTGGCGCCACTGCCTATTGGGTTTGCAGTGTTTCTGGTTCACTTGGCCACCATTCCTATCACAGGAACTGGTATCAACCCAGCTAGGAGTCTTGGTGCGGCCCTCATTTACAACAAGGACCTTGCTTGGGATGACCAT TGGATATTCTGGGTGGGACCATTCATTGGGGCAGCACTTGCTGCTTTGTACCATCAGATAGTGATCAGGGCCATCCCGTTCAAGTCTAAGTGA
- the LOC142610124 gene encoding putative F-box protein At3g24700, which yields METRTKYLPEEILTNILLRLPVKSLIRFRLVCKSWFTFLHNPNFIATHLNYSSANNCHHLLVHTQAENHAISLLSNKTLNVIDSPRTPKVEREVIVGSCNGLVCLSRDSEIVLWNPATKEHKVLPTPCISTEFFNPLITWSIGFGFHVEDYKVVRMVNTNYLLSGKITPKVEVYSTSSGSWRVINAIIPCYVEQRRCSVVLKGVPYWLGFGPICPNTIFVPRRDVLREEFVLSFDMGNEVFLQVDVPGAKDYHYTYSKKLGVYNESVAIMYYPSYEKDIRFIELWVMKEDHVVDECWVQVLRIGPFSTLWTPLGCWENGVVILQNHKDELLLYDPTIGKAEAVPTNGAPMFSTSIATYMESLATVDGGNKDLKEIKFV from the coding sequence ATGGAAACAAGGACAAAGTATTTGCCAGAAGAAATACTCACAAACATTCTCTTGAGGCTACCAGTCAAGTCCTTGATACGATTCAGGTTGGTGTGCAAATCTTGGTTTACCTTCTTGCACAATCCAAATTTTATTGCCACCCATCTCAATTACTCATCAGCCAATAATTGCCATCACCTACTTGTTCACACTCAAGCCGAAAACCATGCCATCTCATTGCTATCAAACAAAACACTCAATGTTATAGATAGTCCTAGAACTCCAAAAGTAGAACGTGAAGTCATTGTTGGTTCGTGTAATGGCTTAGTCTGTTTGTCCCGGGACTCGGAGATTGTCTTATGGAACCCTGCAACAAAAGAACACAAGGTTCTACCTACACCATGCATTAGCACCGAGTTTTTTAATCCTTTAATCACGTGGTCTATAGGATTTGGTTTTCATGTTGAGGATTACAAGGTGGTGAGGATGGTGAATACTAATTACCTACTTAGCGGTAAAATTACTCCCAAAGTTGAAGTGTACTCTACGAGTTCAGGTTCTTGGAGAGTGATCAATGCAATTATACCCTGTTATGTTGAACAGAGAAGGTGTTCAGTGGTGCTCAAAGGAGTGCCATATTGGTTGGGGTTTGGGCCCATTTGTCCAAACACAATCTTTGTACCTCGAAGAGACGTGCTTCGCGAGGAGTTTGTCTTGTCCTTTGACATGGGCAATGAGGTTTTTCTACAGGTTGATGTGCCTGGTGCTAAAGATTATCACTATACGTATAGCAAGAAACTTGGGGTATACAATGAATCTGTTGCTATAATGTATTATCCTTCCTATGAAAAAGATATCAGATTTATTGAACTTTGGGTGATGAAGGAGGACCATGTTGTTGATGAGTGTTGGGTTCAAGTACTTAGAATTGGACCTTTCTCAACTCTTTGGACTCCATTGGGGTGTTGGGAAAATGGGGTGGTCATATTGCAGAATCATAAGGATGAGTTGTTACTATATGACCCCACTATTGGCAAAGCAGAGGCAGTTCCAACTAATGGAGCTCCAATGTTTTCTACCAGCATTGCAACTTACATGGAGAGCCTAGCTACTGTGGATGGAGGAAACAAAGATCTGAAGGAAATTAAATTTGTGTGA